One Gimesia aquarii DNA segment encodes these proteins:
- a CDS encoding RNA-binding S4 domain-containing protein: MTSEERPPIRLDQFLKQQGAVGTGGHAKVVIQAGEVTLNGAVETKRRKQLSPGDIVAYAGEEWRVV, encoded by the coding sequence ATGACATCTGAAGAACGTCCACCGATCCGTTTAGACCAATTTTTGAAACAGCAGGGCGCAGTGGGAACGGGGGGGCATGCCAAGGTTGTAATCCAAGCGGGAGAAGTCACACTCAACGGGGCTGTGGAAACGAAACGCCGCAAACAATTATCACCGGGCGACATTGTTGCTTATGCTGGCGAAGAGTGGCGCGTTGTGTAA
- the rlmN gene encoding 23S rRNA (adenine(2503)-C(2))-methyltransferase RlmN, with product MLSSENDSLQSISSDVCTLPLITDLTREQLAQWCIDHDSSSYRADQIRRWIFTKRVNDFDAMHDISKKFRDLLKENFCLFSTTVVKHQTSKDRTEKLLLELQDGHHVECVLMREPKRNTVCISTQVGCAMGCVFCASGLLGLTRNLSMGEILEQILRLDRVIGEEERISNIVVMGIGEPLANLPALLPALDTLNHKGGMGIGARKITVSTVGLPAKIRELADVNKSYILAVSLHAPNDALRNQIVPTNDKIGIQKIMDATDYYYVTTGRRVTFEYILLAGVNDSPAHARELANLLKHRNAHVNLIPANGVEETGYQSPSTENVDRFFMALAKGGVNVTVRKRKGDDIDAACGQLRLNREKEKDVVQIQ from the coding sequence ATGCTGTCGTCCGAAAATGATTCCCTGCAATCGATCTCTTCAGATGTTTGCACACTCCCTTTAATTACTGACCTGACTCGTGAGCAACTTGCCCAATGGTGTATTGATCACGATTCCTCTTCCTATCGCGCCGATCAAATTCGGCGTTGGATTTTCACCAAGCGCGTCAATGATTTTGATGCCATGCATGATATTTCCAAAAAATTTCGTGATCTGCTCAAAGAGAACTTTTGCCTGTTTTCAACAACCGTTGTCAAACATCAGACATCAAAAGACCGCACGGAAAAATTGCTGCTGGAACTTCAGGATGGCCATCACGTTGAATGTGTTCTCATGCGTGAACCCAAGCGAAACACAGTCTGTATCAGCACGCAGGTCGGTTGTGCCATGGGGTGTGTTTTTTGTGCCAGCGGTCTCTTGGGATTAACCCGTAACCTCTCGATGGGAGAAATCCTGGAACAGATTCTGCGTCTGGATCGCGTGATCGGCGAAGAAGAGCGGATTTCCAATATTGTCGTCATGGGAATTGGAGAACCATTGGCCAACCTGCCCGCTTTGCTACCTGCTCTGGATACATTGAATCACAAAGGCGGCATGGGAATTGGTGCGCGAAAAATTACCGTCTCCACGGTAGGGCTTCCCGCCAAAATTCGCGAACTGGCTGATGTCAACAAGTCGTATATTCTCGCCGTTTCTCTACATGCACCCAACGATGCGTTACGCAATCAAATCGTTCCCACGAATGATAAAATCGGCATTCAAAAAATCATGGACGCCACAGACTACTATTATGTCACGACAGGCAGGCGTGTCACCTTTGAATATATTTTATTAGCCGGTGTCAACGACAGTCCTGCTCATGCGCGAGAGTTGGCTAACCTGCTCAAGCATCGTAATGCCCATGTCAATTTAATCCCCGCGAATGGAGTGGAAGAAACAGGCTACCAAAGCCCTTCCACAGAAAATGTAGACCGCTTCTTTATGGCACTCGCCAAAGGAGGCGTCAACGTGACTGTTCGAAAACGCAAAGGGGACGATATTGATGCGGCCTGTGGCCAACTGCGATTAAACCGTGAGAAAGAAAAAGACGTCGTCCAGATTCAGTAA
- a CDS encoding aldehyde dehydrogenase family protein, whose translation MKMFCAGQWQDTTQTINVTNSFDQSIIDTIPRGSSEDVTNAVTVLEQGARIMKAMTPYDRSLILQKVSELMLERSEDLARTISLEEGKVLAESQVETMRSAEVIRLSGEEARRMTGEMIPLEGNAGGKNKLGFTLRVPCGIVAAITPFNFPLNLVCHKVGPAIAAGNAILLKPASDTPLSALKLTEILLEAGLPPEAIACITGPGGEIGQAICTEPRIRKISFTGSYEVGAKICEMAGMKRVTMELGSNSPVVIMDDADLEKAATAITMAGYANAGQVCISAQRILTSSAIKTDFVDLLKSKVESLTTGNQLDESTKIGPMVRETDAARVEEWVNEAISQGARLVSGGERQGAIYTPTILDETRPEMLVVKDEIFGPAVALSYFDDVNEAITMANDTTYGLAAGIFTQDVDRAMKFARQVDSGNIHINWSSQWRADAMPYGGLKHSGTGKEGPKYAIHEMSEEKMVVMHLAD comes from the coding sequence ATGAAAATGTTTTGCGCTGGCCAATGGCAAGATACCACACAAACTATCAACGTGACGAACTCATTTGATCAATCGATCATTGACACCATCCCCAGGGGTAGCAGTGAAGATGTCACAAACGCTGTAACGGTTCTGGAACAGGGAGCACGAATCATGAAAGCCATGACTCCCTACGACCGCAGCCTGATCTTGCAAAAAGTCTCCGAGTTGATGTTGGAACGCAGTGAGGATCTTGCCCGCACGATCAGTCTGGAAGAAGGAAAAGTGTTGGCGGAAAGCCAGGTTGAAACCATGCGTAGCGCCGAAGTGATTCGGCTTTCCGGCGAAGAAGCCCGCCGCATGACAGGCGAAATGATTCCCCTGGAAGGAAACGCTGGCGGTAAAAACAAACTTGGTTTCACACTCCGCGTACCTTGTGGCATCGTAGCGGCGATCACTCCCTTCAACTTCCCTTTGAATCTTGTCTGTCACAAAGTCGGACCGGCTATCGCTGCAGGGAATGCCATTCTGCTGAAACCCGCCAGTGACACACCGCTGTCCGCTTTGAAACTGACGGAAATTTTGCTGGAAGCAGGCCTGCCTCCAGAAGCGATTGCCTGCATCACCGGTCCTGGAGGAGAAATCGGACAAGCCATTTGTACGGAACCGCGCATTCGTAAAATCAGTTTCACCGGCAGCTATGAAGTAGGCGCGAAAATCTGTGAAATGGCGGGGATGAAACGGGTCACAATGGAACTGGGTAGCAACAGTCCCGTGGTCATCATGGATGATGCCGATCTCGAAAAGGCGGCGACCGCGATTACGATGGCTGGCTATGCGAACGCCGGTCAGGTCTGTATTTCTGCGCAACGTATTTTGACCTCTTCTGCGATCAAAACAGATTTTGTCGATCTGCTCAAATCCAAAGTCGAATCTCTGACGACCGGAAATCAACTTGACGAATCGACCAAAATCGGACCGATGGTGCGCGAAACGGATGCCGCCCGAGTCGAGGAGTGGGTGAATGAAGCGATCAGCCAGGGTGCTCGCCTGGTATCTGGCGGTGAACGACAAGGTGCCATCTATACTCCTACGATTCTGGATGAAACTCGTCCTGAAATGCTGGTCGTCAAAGATGAAATTTTTGGCCCTGCTGTCGCGTTGTCTTACTTTGATGACGTCAATGAAGCGATCACCATGGCCAATGATACCACTTACGGACTCGCTGCTGGTATCTTTACTCAAGACGTTGACCGGGCCATGAAGTTCGCCCGTCAAGTCGACAGCGGAAATATTCATATCAACTGGTCCAGCCAATGGCGGGCCGATGCGATGCCCTACGGCGGTCTGAAACATAGTGGAACCGGCAAAGAAGGCCCCAAGTATGCTATTCACGAAATGAGTGAAGAAAAAATGGTCGTGATGCACCTGGCAGATTAG
- a CDS encoding metallophosphoesterase family protein, producing MMEQSTQTGRTIVIGDIHGCDVALGTILYHLELTRNDTFICLGDVVDRGPGTKHVVEMLLDVKASCRFVMIKGNHEEMMLDGLNGGHWESTWLQHGGKEALDSYGGRYDLVPEEHRIFLANALDYYETETDIFVHAKAVPGVPLEDLTTQELRWDRLKGNEDPDPSGRRIICGHTAQKSGKPLVFEGWVCLDTAAYRGNYLTAIDVHTNEMFQAKQSGKYSSGKTLERYLVK from the coding sequence ATGATGGAGCAATCGACACAAACAGGGCGAACCATTGTCATCGGTGATATTCATGGTTGCGATGTGGCATTAGGGACGATTCTGTATCATCTGGAACTCACCCGGAATGATACCTTTATCTGCCTCGGAGATGTCGTCGACCGCGGTCCTGGCACAAAGCATGTGGTCGAGATGTTACTGGATGTAAAGGCCAGTTGCAGGTTCGTGATGATCAAAGGCAATCACGAAGAGATGATGCTCGATGGTCTGAATGGCGGCCATTGGGAATCGACCTGGTTACAACATGGCGGAAAAGAAGCCTTGGATTCTTACGGCGGCCGTTATGACCTGGTTCCTGAAGAGCACCGAATCTTTTTAGCGAACGCCCTCGATTACTATGAAACGGAAACCGACATTTTTGTGCATGCGAAGGCGGTTCCCGGAGTTCCTTTAGAAGACCTGACGACTCAAGAGTTGCGTTGGGACCGTCTTAAAGGGAATGAGGATCCTGATCCTTCAGGACGACGTATTATTTGTGGACACACCGCTCAGAAGTCTGGCAAACCGTTGGTATTTGAAGGCTGGGTTTGTCTCGATACTGCCGCCTATCGCGGAAATTATTTAACGGCCATTGACGTGCACACTAATGAAATGTTTCAGGCCAAGCAGTCCGGTAAATATAGTTCGGGTAAAACATTGGAACGGTATCTGGTGAAGTAG
- a CDS encoding ferredoxin family protein, with translation MTHVVTEACFNCKYTDCVVVCPVECFYEADSMVYINPDECIDCEACVPECPVEAIYHEDNVPEKWQEYIQINAEKSQELPVITEKKEPLADC, from the coding sequence ATGACGCACGTGGTTACAGAGGCTTGCTTCAATTGCAAATATACAGATTGTGTCGTAGTTTGCCCTGTAGAGTGTTTCTACGAAGCAGATTCAATGGTTTACATCAATCCGGATGAGTGCATTGACTGTGAAGCATGCGTTCCTGAATGCCCGGTTGAAGCCATTTATCATGAAGATAATGTTCCGGAAAAATGGCAGGAATACATTCAGATCAACGCCGAAAAATCACAGGAACTTCCTGTGATTACCGAAAAGAAAGAACCTTTGGCTGATTGCTAA
- a CDS encoding sulfatase-like hydrolase/transferase — MSFRLRVFFALFFSVCSMYSGCGVVDAAPEQKQKPNILFLFTDDQRADTIHALGNDLIQTPNLDQLARSGFVFNNAYCLGSNSGAVCVCSRNMLLSGRTYFRWTGRYASAKKPNFPESMKEAGYFTYHHGKKGNTALEIHKKFDKSQYLNDQQARMLGQPGKEIVDNAVQFLKSDRDKPFFMYLAFSCPHDPRVADQEYMNLYSRDKIKLPKNYLPLHPFNNGEQLVRDELLAGFPRSKAEVRKHLHDYYADITGLDAHIGRLLKTLKESGEYDNTVIIFSSDHGLAIGSHGLMGKQSLYEHSMKSPLIFSGPGIPKGRTDALIYLYDIYPTVCEMVGTKIPAGLDAESIWPVISGKQSKVRDTLFTSYKEGQRSVRDKKWKLITYPQINQSQLFDLENDPEETRNLFDQTACQPHAVRLLAEMKAWQKKVGDMSPLASASPQDSTFRAPTLEELEKLKRPRKSKNKKKKTKKQ; from the coding sequence ATGAGTTTTCGACTCAGAGTTTTTTTCGCTTTGTTTTTTTCAGTCTGCTCTATGTATTCAGGTTGTGGAGTGGTCGATGCGGCTCCCGAACAGAAACAAAAACCGAATATTCTGTTTTTATTCACGGACGATCAACGCGCGGACACAATCCATGCGTTAGGGAATGATCTCATTCAGACACCCAATCTGGATCAACTTGCACGTAGCGGGTTTGTATTCAATAACGCGTATTGCCTGGGTAGCAACTCAGGAGCGGTTTGTGTCTGTAGCCGAAATATGCTGCTCAGTGGGCGCACCTATTTCCGCTGGACCGGACGTTATGCTTCTGCAAAGAAACCCAATTTTCCAGAGTCCATGAAGGAGGCTGGTTACTTCACTTACCATCATGGGAAGAAAGGTAATACAGCCTTAGAAATCCATAAAAAATTCGACAAGTCCCAATATTTGAACGACCAGCAAGCACGTATGCTCGGGCAACCTGGAAAAGAAATCGTGGACAATGCTGTTCAGTTTTTAAAATCGGATCGCGACAAACCCTTTTTCATGTATCTCGCATTTTCTTGTCCTCATGATCCACGTGTGGCTGATCAGGAATATATGAATCTCTATAGTCGCGATAAAATCAAGCTCCCCAAAAATTATCTCCCTTTGCATCCGTTCAATAATGGGGAGCAATTAGTACGCGATGAATTACTGGCTGGTTTTCCCAGAAGCAAGGCAGAAGTTCGAAAACATCTGCATGACTACTATGCTGACATTACCGGACTTGATGCCCACATTGGTCGCTTATTAAAGACTCTCAAAGAGAGTGGAGAGTATGATAATACGGTGATCATTTTTTCTTCTGATCATGGACTGGCGATAGGCAGTCATGGGTTAATGGGAAAACAAAGCCTCTACGAACATAGTATGAAATCGCCGTTAATTTTTAGTGGTCCGGGAATTCCCAAAGGTAGAACTGACGCGTTGATTTATCTCTACGATATTTATCCAACGGTCTGCGAAATGGTGGGGACAAAAATTCCTGCAGGACTGGATGCAGAAAGTATCTGGCCTGTTATTTCAGGTAAGCAGTCAAAGGTACGGGATACCCTATTTACCTCTTACAAAGAGGGGCAACGATCTGTCCGCGATAAAAAATGGAAATTGATTACTTACCCTCAGATTAATCAGTCGCAACTGTTCGACCTGGAGAATGATCCAGAGGAAACCAGAAACTTATTCGATCAAACAGCCTGCCAACCTCATGCAGTTCGACTTTTGGCAGAAATGAAAGCCTGGCAGAAAAAAGTGGGGGATATGAGCCCGCTCGCCTCTGCTTCACCACAAGATTCCACATTTCGAGCTCCTACACTTGAAGAGCTCGAAAAGTTGAAGCGACCGCGAAAATCCAAAAACAAAAAGAAGAAAACAAAAAAGCAATAA
- a CDS encoding DegT/DnrJ/EryC1/StrS family aminotransferase, producing MTKDTPTPVPFINLVAQYQRIKDEVQATVLKVFEDQAFVLGDEVAEFECDIAEYCDSRNAIGVASGTDALLLALMALEIGPGDEVITSPFTFFATGSSIARVGATPVFADIDPVSYNLCPESIESKITERTKAIMPVHIFGQCADMEPIWRNAVRNGIPVIEDAAQAIGAEYRGRRSGVLGTLGCFSFFPTKNLGGAGDGGLVTTDDPDLATRVRRLRVHGDLGGYQHAEVGINSRLDALQAAVLRVKLKYLDQWTMERQENARRYNALLRHYQLLDCVEPPTILPDRRHVYNQYTVRVKGGQRDKVLQDLREKHIGCAIYYPRPLHMQQCFEYLGYQTGDLPETELVTSECLALPIFSELSEVQQEIVIRGIAESLGRLSSSKYPTLYSETPQNSKAA from the coding sequence ATGACGAAAGACACCCCCACCCCTGTTCCATTTATCAACCTTGTCGCCCAATATCAAAGAATTAAAGACGAAGTTCAAGCGACAGTCCTGAAAGTGTTTGAAGATCAAGCGTTTGTCTTAGGAGACGAAGTCGCTGAATTTGAATGCGATATCGCCGAATATTGTGATTCTCGAAACGCCATTGGTGTTGCATCTGGTACCGATGCACTGCTCTTAGCATTAATGGCTTTGGAAATCGGTCCTGGTGATGAAGTGATTACCAGCCCATTTACCTTCTTCGCTACTGGCAGCTCGATTGCTCGAGTAGGAGCGACACCAGTTTTTGCGGATATTGATCCTGTGAGCTATAACCTCTGCCCAGAATCGATTGAGAGTAAAATCACAGAGCGCACAAAGGCGATCATGCCAGTTCATATTTTTGGGCAATGTGCCGATATGGAACCAATCTGGAGAAATGCCGTTCGCAATGGAATTCCCGTAATTGAAGATGCCGCTCAGGCCATTGGTGCAGAATATCGCGGACGACGCTCGGGAGTGCTGGGCACACTTGGCTGTTTCAGCTTTTTCCCCACGAAAAACCTGGGAGGCGCCGGCGATGGCGGGCTTGTCACCACAGACGATCCCGACCTGGCTACCCGTGTCAGACGTCTCAGAGTTCATGGAGACCTCGGCGGATATCAGCACGCAGAAGTCGGAATCAACAGCCGCTTAGATGCTCTGCAGGCAGCGGTATTAAGAGTCAAGTTAAAGTATCTTGATCAGTGGACAATGGAACGTCAGGAAAATGCCAGACGCTATAATGCTCTCCTACGCCATTATCAGTTGCTGGACTGTGTTGAACCACCAACCATTCTGCCTGATCGTCGACATGTTTACAATCAATACACAGTGCGTGTCAAAGGCGGACAACGGGATAAAGTGCTTCAAGACTTACGAGAGAAGCACATTGGTTGTGCCATCTATTATCCCCGCCCATTACATATGCAACAGTGTTTCGAGTATCTGGGCTACCAAACAGGAGATCTTCCGGAAACAGAACTTGTTACCAGTGAATGTCTCGCGCTGCCAATCTTTTCGGAACTGAGTGAAGTCCAGCAGGAAATTGTGATTCGAGGAATCGCAGAAAGTCTGGGGCGACTTTCTTCTTCGAAATACCCCACACTTTACTCAGAAACACCCCAAAACTCGAAAGCGGCATAA
- a CDS encoding glycoside hydrolase family 15 protein, with protein MDGSTFHSLKQSLETVKETEQLISFLDSKETFSFPALKNGLFPAAIAHESTGYQSIWVRDNIHIAHALFAVGKEKPACKAMATLTDYFIKHRDRFDDIISGKYQAAEIMKRPHIRFDGNTLAEIDEKWAHAQNDALGYYVWLYSLLLKQGKLTPDKESVELLAAFVRYFEKIRFWEDADSGHWEEARKIEASSIGTVVSALMMLKRYLDQSENWSHFTFGKKRVPPELMNELIEQGQSTLSQILPAECVQTDPLLARKYDGALLFLIYPLGLVQDEMAESIMEDVRTHLMGEYGIRRYQGDSYWCADYKEMFSEDDRTSDFSENQAKRDRLLKPNQEAQWCIFDSILSVIYGQRFLKSEHSEDAQKQRFHLDRSLNQLTTHESTFGPYRCPESYYLEKGKYVPNDITPLLWTQANLMMALHQWKQTVAQR; from the coding sequence ATGGATGGCAGCACGTTTCACTCTTTAAAACAATCTCTGGAGACGGTTAAAGAAACAGAACAACTAATCTCATTCCTGGATTCGAAAGAGACATTTTCTTTCCCCGCTTTGAAGAATGGCCTCTTTCCTGCGGCGATCGCTCATGAATCGACAGGATATCAGAGTATCTGGGTACGAGATAATATTCATATTGCTCATGCATTATTTGCAGTCGGCAAAGAGAAGCCGGCTTGTAAAGCTATGGCGACTTTAACCGATTACTTTATCAAACACAGAGATCGTTTTGATGATATCATTTCTGGAAAATATCAAGCGGCGGAAATCATGAAACGTCCCCATATTCGATTTGATGGGAACACACTTGCAGAAATCGATGAAAAGTGGGCTCACGCTCAAAATGATGCATTGGGCTATTACGTTTGGCTATATAGTCTTTTGTTAAAGCAAGGGAAGTTGACGCCTGATAAAGAATCAGTAGAACTGTTGGCAGCGTTTGTACGTTATTTCGAGAAGATTCGATTCTGGGAAGATGCAGACAGTGGTCACTGGGAAGAGGCTCGTAAGATCGAGGCTTCCAGCATTGGTACAGTCGTTTCTGCATTGATGATGTTGAAACGTTATCTGGATCAAAGTGAAAACTGGAGCCATTTTACATTTGGCAAAAAACGTGTTCCACCTGAATTGATGAATGAATTAATTGAGCAGGGACAATCAACTCTGTCACAAATTCTTCCGGCTGAGTGCGTCCAGACCGACCCATTGCTGGCCCGAAAATATGATGGTGCCCTGTTGTTTTTAATTTACCCTCTCGGACTCGTTCAAGATGAGATGGCAGAATCCATTATGGAAGATGTCAGAACACATTTGATGGGGGAATATGGAATTCGTCGTTATCAGGGAGATTCATACTGGTGTGCTGACTATAAGGAAATGTTTAGCGAAGACGACAGAACAAGTGATTTCAGTGAAAACCAGGCAAAGCGAGATCGACTATTGAAGCCAAATCAGGAAGCTCAGTGGTGTATTTTCGATTCCATTTTATCTGTGATCTATGGACAACGATTTCTGAAATCAGAACATTCTGAAGATGCTCAAAAACAACGTTTCCATCTGGATCGCTCACTCAATCAGCTCACGACGCACGAATCAACTTTCGGTCCTTATCGCTGTCCTGAATCCTATTATCTGGAAAAAGGGAAGTATGTTCCCAATGACATCACTCCGTTGTTGTGGACTCAGGCCAATTTGATGATGGCGCTCCATCAATGGAAGCAGACAGTTGCGCAACGATGA
- a CDS encoding dihydrodipicolinate synthase family protein has protein sequence MPEATYDPVSMIKPRRKITGISAVLLPYLESGEIDRDSLSAHVARTSDLGITPAVNMDTGYVHLIDEPTFIEVLKLTQHTLSGGPFVAGAFVSDQPGAAFDATGYQRKIDLIQEHGGTPVIFQSFGLVDQAPAQIIESYRTIAANTDRFIGFELTKDLAPFGSVYDLETYAALMDIPQCIGAKQSSFHREPEWERLQLRDQKRPDFKVFTGNDFGIDMIQYGSDYLLGLSTFAPDLFAKRDAYWAAGDPAFYELNDQLQYLGYFTFRGPSPAYKHSAAQFLHLRGWIKTNQTHPQSPTRPDSDIEVLRELGQRLNVID, from the coding sequence ATGCCAGAAGCAACCTATGATCCTGTTAGCATGATCAAACCCCGTCGTAAGATAACAGGAATTTCAGCTGTTTTACTCCCCTATCTGGAATCCGGAGAAATTGATCGAGACTCGTTAAGCGCTCATGTTGCCCGCACGTCAGACTTGGGGATCACGCCTGCGGTAAACATGGATACCGGTTATGTGCATCTCATAGATGAACCCACTTTTATTGAAGTACTGAAACTCACACAACACACGCTAAGTGGCGGACCTTTTGTTGCAGGTGCCTTTGTCAGCGATCAACCCGGCGCTGCTTTTGACGCCACCGGCTATCAAAGAAAAATTGATCTCATTCAGGAACATGGTGGAACACCGGTCATTTTTCAGTCATTCGGTTTAGTCGATCAGGCACCAGCTCAGATTATCGAATCTTATCGGACGATTGCTGCCAACACCGATCGCTTTATTGGTTTTGAACTCACTAAGGACCTCGCTCCTTTCGGATCAGTCTATGATTTGGAAACCTATGCAGCCTTGATGGACATTCCGCAGTGTATCGGAGCCAAACAATCGTCCTTCCACCGCGAACCGGAATGGGAACGCCTGCAACTTCGAGATCAGAAACGCCCTGATTTCAAAGTCTTTACAGGTAATGATTTTGGGATCGATATGATTCAGTACGGCAGTGACTACTTACTAGGTCTCAGTACTTTTGCTCCCGATCTGTTTGCAAAACGAGACGCGTACTGGGCTGCAGGAGACCCTGCGTTTTATGAACTGAACGATCAATTACAATATCTCGGCTATTTCACCTTCCGCGGCCCCTCTCCGGCTTATAAACATTCAGCTGCTCAGTTTCTACATCTGCGTGGCTGGATCAAGACCAATCAAACACATCCCCAAAGCCCCACCAGACCCGATAGCGATATCGAGGTCCTGCGAGAATTGGGACAGCGACTCAATGTCATCGATTAA
- a CDS encoding argininosuccinate synthase, translating into MAREKVVLAYSGGLDTSVAVKWINEKYNMDVITYTCDLGQGRDVDGIKEKAIKTGAVEAVVEDTKNMFVDFFVWPSLMAGTMYEGKYPLATALGRPLIAHRMVEVAKEHGATAVSHGCTGKGNDQVRFDVSFQTLAPQLKIIAPVREWKWTRTEELQYAKDHGIEVEATKESIFSIDQNLWGRSVEAGILEDPWVAPPKEAYKWTVSPEDAPNQPLEITIEFDQGRPISIDGKEMDGAELILHLNKIGGENGVGRIDHVENRLVGIKSREIYEAPAAMILHNAHKELEYLTLSRQALRFKTFISQTCSDIIYDGLWYSSFHQDLMGFVEKNQRFVSGTVRVSLYKGNHTVTGLKSDHSLYSPELATYEEGDEFPHETALGFIRIHGLAQQTQARQQLLKGEPSSKPTRIMPPSQSDKP; encoded by the coding sequence GTGGCAAGAGAAAAAGTAGTTTTGGCATACAGTGGTGGTCTGGATACTTCGGTGGCCGTCAAATGGATCAATGAGAAATACAATATGGACGTGATCACTTATACTTGTGATCTCGGCCAGGGTCGCGATGTGGACGGAATCAAAGAAAAAGCGATCAAAACAGGCGCTGTAGAAGCAGTCGTTGAAGATACTAAAAACATGTTTGTCGACTTCTTCGTCTGGCCATCGCTGATGGCGGGAACGATGTATGAAGGCAAGTATCCGCTGGCGACTGCATTGGGGCGACCATTGATAGCACACCGCATGGTGGAAGTCGCGAAGGAACATGGTGCCACCGCCGTTTCACATGGTTGTACGGGTAAAGGAAACGATCAGGTACGGTTTGATGTGTCGTTTCAAACTCTGGCACCTCAGTTGAAAATCATTGCTCCCGTACGTGAATGGAAGTGGACGCGTACCGAAGAGTTACAATATGCCAAAGACCACGGCATTGAAGTCGAAGCAACCAAAGAAAGCATTTTCAGTATCGACCAGAATCTCTGGGGACGTTCTGTTGAAGCCGGGATTCTGGAAGATCCCTGGGTGGCCCCTCCTAAAGAGGCCTACAAATGGACGGTTTCGCCTGAAGATGCTCCTAACCAACCCCTGGAAATCACAATCGAGTTCGATCAGGGGCGTCCCATTTCCATCGATGGCAAGGAAATGGATGGTGCCGAATTAATTCTGCATTTGAACAAAATCGGGGGAGAGAATGGAGTCGGCCGCATTGACCATGTGGAAAATCGTCTGGTAGGGATTAAGAGCCGTGAAATTTATGAAGCACCTGCAGCCATGATTCTGCATAATGCCCACAAGGAACTCGAATACCTGACCTTGAGTCGACAGGCTCTGCGATTCAAAACATTTATCAGCCAGACCTGTAGTGATATTATTTATGATGGTCTCTGGTATAGTTCGTTCCATCAGGATCTGATGGGCTTTGTCGAAAAGAACCAGCGTTTTGTTTCAGGGACTGTGCGTGTTTCCCTTTATAAAGGCAACCATACGGTAACCGGCTTGAAAAGTGATCACAGTCTTTACAGCCCCGAACTGGCAACGTACGAAGAAGGCGACGAATTCCCACATGAAACGGCGCTGGGTTTCATTCGAATACACGGATTGGCACAACAGACACAGGCACGTCAACAGCTATTGAAGGGAGAACCGAGTTCGAAACCGACTCGAATCATGCCTCCCAGTCAATCAGACAAGCCCTGA